The genomic region TCTATGGCTTGTTGCTGTCCTATCAGTTCTTCAAACATGATAACGGATTGGTGTCTAAGCAGTGGTGTTCACCAACGATTTTACAAACAAATTGTCAATTATAATTTTCCTGATGTTTTCCTGGACTAATTCCCGTTCTCCATTGCCATCCACCCGAATCATCTTCGATGGATGGTTTTTAGCTATTTCATTATATCCCTTTTGCACACGATGGTGAAATTCTATTGTTTCTTGCTCCATTCTATCTAGTTCTGCTTGACCACGTTTACGACTCAGTCCTATCTCTACATCTATATCTAACCAAATGGTTAGGTCACTTTCTAAACCTCCAGTAGCAATCTGATTAAGTTGATCAATTATATTCATATTCAATCCCCTGCCATATCCCTGATAAGCAACAGTGGAATTTGTATAGCGATCGCACAGAATATATTTCCCAGTTGCTAAATTTGGTTTAATAATACTGCTAACATGTTGTGAGCGGTCTGCTGTATATAATAGCAGCTCTGCCATTTCGTCCAGTGGTTGGTGGTAGGATGTTTCCAGCAACAACTTTCTTAAATTTTGTCCCAGGTGTGTTCCCCCTGGTTCGCGAGTTAGCAAAAAAGAGATTCCTAGGGTTTGTAACCACTGTGCCAACATTTGCATTTGAGTGGTTTTACCTGATCCTTCCACTCCCTCAAAGACAATTAATTTACCTATCATACTTATAATATTTGTGGTCTGAAAACGACCACATTATATATCTAGGAAGAATACTTAGGAAAGGGTCGGACCACCGCCTTGGTAGTGGGTTTATGTATATCATAATGAAAAAGGCCTGGTTGTTCACCAAGCCTGTATATATACCAAGTGTTTACCATGCTTATTAATTTACATTGATAAAAATATAATCTCATCTTCCTAAAGTATAGCTTTAGCCAAAATGCTATAGACGGGGTCTATAGCTAAAAGTGAGTTGGCTATATGTTGAAAAATTAAGTTTGTAAACTTCCATTGGATAGATGAAATAGCAGAAAATAGGGTCTAGACTTAGCGATATATGGTAAACACCTGGTATATATAAGAGGCTTGGATTGTATTCAAGCCTTTTTCATAGATTTTTATTACTCGGATGGTGTTGGGTTTTCTTATTAAACTCAACGCTAAAATCATCATGGTCCTCAATATCTTCACAAGAAAATCGCCGAAAGGCACGGAAGCCACTTGGCTTTAGACAGGAAGTGCCAACGGCGAGTTTATTCGCCTTGATATTTAACCGTGATGCGGATCTTCAATATACCTTTTAATAACATCTGCTGAAACCTGTCCAGCAGTGGAATAAAAATAACTATTAGTCCATAGGCTAGGAAGTTTAAGTAATTCAGGAAATTTTCGTCTTAACAAGCAAGATGACCGTCCTTTGATGGGTTCAAAATTAATGCGGACTGTAATGGTGCTGCTAATATTTTGAAAAAAGTAGCGGTGATGCTAGGAATTGATCTTAGCGGAATCAGTAGAGGCTGTTTAAGCCAGCCTCAGAAAGTTCGTTTATGGACTCTTCAGAAATCTCCGTGTCTTTAGACCGGAGAAGCTTAATACTCTGATAATAGGATTGGAAACCGGATGTTTGGAGAAATCCTATGGGAAATTGGGAACCAATATCTGTGGGAAACTGGGAACCAATATCTGTGGGAAATTGGGAACCAAGATCAAAGGGAAATAAATTTATAGGAAAGGGGAAAGGAGAAGGTGAGGGTGGAAGAGGTTGATTGGGTTGTGGAGGTTTGGTGCTATTTTCCGCTGTGCTAACAATAATTTCTCGCACTTGACTTTCTGTTAAATTGGGGTTGGCACTTAACATTAATGCGATCGCTCCAGCAACATGGGGAGTAGCCATAGAAGTACCAGTATAATTGGCATATTTATTGTTAGGAACTGTGGAGTAAATATCCTCACCGGGAGCGGTGACATATTTAATTTCTTGGGAACCAGAACGGTTGGAAAAATTAGTGGTTTTATTATTTATATCTACTGCGCCCACTGCAAGTCCTGAATTATACGCATAACGAGCAGGATAAGATGGTATAGAATTGCCGTCATTCCCAGCAGCCATAACTACGATTACATTCTTACTAGCAGCATATTCAAGAGCTGATTTTAAACCATCACTACCAGAACCTCCTCCTAAACTCATATTAATAATGCGAGCACCATTATCAGTAGCGTAACGGATACCTTGGATGATACTGGTATAAGATCCCGAACCTTTTTCATCTAAAACTTTCACGGGCATAATTTGAGAATTATAGGCAATACCAGTTACACCAATACCATTATTTTCACCTGCAATAGTCCCAGAAACATGAGTTCCATGACCATTATCGTCGAGAACATTATTGTTATTACTTTGAAAATTCCACCCTCTAATATCGTCAATATAACCATTGCCATCATCATCTATACCATTCCCTGCAATTTCTTTGGGATTGAACCAAATATTATCATTTAAATCTTGGTGATTATAGTCTACTCCAGTGTCTAAAACAGCAACAATAATTCCCTGACCTGTATAACCATTTTGCCAAGCTGTAGGAGCATTAATCATATCCGCACCCCAATTGTTTCCTCCTATTTGAGGTGCTTTAGGATAGGGAGTTTGACCTACTGCCATACTCACTGCGTTCCCCGCATTTATTAATCCATATCCATTATTAGTACTATAGTTGTTTGTGGTAACACTTTCTTGACTTTCTTGCTCTAATATGAGATGGCTATGGCCTGCTGAAATTACAGAGGTTTCTAAAGGAGTTTGTAATTGTGGAATTACCAACTTTTCATCTTGCATATTAAGTTGACTGTCACTAAAACTGGTTGCCGTAACATCTAATCTCATGGATTTTTTATCCTCAATAATTGGACCTTGCTAAATAAAACCAAAAGCCAGATAAATCAAAGTTTTGAGGTTTATCAAAAAGAAGATAGGTGCCAATTTTTAAAAAGGGGTGTGATAAAAATTCCATGTTTTAACTAAGGTAAATCAACAAGGTTTGGAGACAAGATATTGTCCTTTTATTGAAAACTTTAAATTGTTAATCTTGGTTAAAGACTACCAAAGTTTTATGAAGATAAAAAGCCAGATAGGCTACTAATCAAGAAATTGTTAAGTTAATATGACACTGGCAATATTGTATTGATTATTGCTTTATGATATATTTTTATTATTCTTAATATGTATATGATTACATGAACCAAGTAATTTGGATTGCTAGACATGCTAACAGACTTGACTTTGTCAACCCTGACTGGTTTCTGACAGCAGAAAAGCGTTATGATCCCCCTTTATCAGATGATGGTATAATTCAGGCACAGCAACTGGCAAAACGGTTAAAAGGGGAAAGAATAAAGCATATTTTTGCCTCTCCTTTTTTGCGGACCGTACAAACGGCCAATGCAGTAGCGGAAATCTTGGATTTAGATATCAAATTGGAGACAGGACTCAGTGAGTGGTTAAATCCAGAGTGGATGACAGAAGAACCAGAAAAACTGTCAACTTTGGAACTGGTCAAATTATTTCCCAGAATAGATAGGAGTTATACACCTCGGATTGCTGCAAAATACCCTGAAACCCATGAACAGGTGAGATATCGTTCAGGACAGACTGCCAGGTGTTTGGCAGCGGAATTTTGGCCTCATGATATCTTGTTAGTCGCACATGGAGCTTCTGTGTTGGGTGCTGCTATGGGGTTTGTGGGAGATCTGGCCAAAACTGAAGTGAAGGCTAAATTATGCTCCTTGGTTAAATTAGTGCATCGGGAATCACAATGGTTCTTGGAACTCAAGGGAGATACTTCCCATTTGGAAGAAATACCCGGACTGCAACCAGAATACTCCAGCTTATGGCAACGACCAACGTCATAGCCCAAAAGGGATTCTAAACTACTTGGGCGAGCCCCTCTAGTAACTTCTCTCTATCATGTTTAAATGTTGACCTTCAATTATAGGCTTTTGGCAATGGATGCGCGATCGCTCATGTTTATTTGTTAATCATAACAAAAGTTATTTATTCGACAATTTTTGAGCGATCGCTCTGCCCACTGGGGTTGGCTGTGCTAACTTTAAGATAAGCTTGCCCAAATCCCACAGAGAGCACATTCTTTCGTTTGGTGTGTTTTGCAGTTGGTTTTATGCTATATTGCAGTTGTGTTGTTTTATCAACTACTACATAATTTGACCGAATCTTTGAACTAACATAAACATATAACTGAATTCCCCCTTATGACTCCCCTAATTAATCAAGCTTTGAGTCTGGTCTACACTCAGCTTTCTTATTTTTCTGAGTCCAGCAACTATTACCAGGTACTGTCTACTGCTTTTGGCAATAACTATGACCGTGACATTGCGGAAAAGTTAAAGTTACATTGGCAACAGGTTAATTTTACGCAAATTCCTCAGATTGAGATTCTGGATGGTGGCATTCTTGGTAGTGCTTATGGGGCTTATGCACGAGAGACAAATAAGATTTACTTATCAAGGAATTTTGTTACTAATAATACTGCGGAAGTTATTGGTCGGGTGATTTTGGAGGAAGTTGGGCATTTTGTTGATGGTCAGCTTAATGTTGAGGATAGTGAGGGAGATGAGGGGGCGATTTTTGCTGAGTTGGTGGTAGGTAATAGTTTGGATGATCAGGCTTTACGGAAACTCAGGACTGAGAGCGATTTTGGTATCATTACTCTCAATGGTCAGCAGGTTGATGTTGAATTGTTCAACATTCCTACCCTTACTGGTGTTGGAGCAGGTTCTGTAGCCTGGGCGGATTACGACAAGGATGGAGATCAGGATTTCCTGTTAACTGGTGTATCATCACAAAATGTTCTAATAACCAAACTATATAAAAACACAGGTAATGGGTTTATAGAAGATACTAATGTTTCCCTTCCCGGTGTTAGCGAAGGTTATGTAGCCTGGGCGGATTACGACAAGGATGGAGATCAGGATTTCCTACTAACTGGTTTTTCATTAGGTGGTTCAATAGCCAAACTGTATGAAAACACGGGTAATGGGTTTAAAGAGGATACTAATGTTTCCCTTCCCGGTGTTGGATTTAGTTCAGTAGCCTGGGCGGATTACGACAAGGATGGAGATCAGGATTTTCTACTAACTGGTTTTTCATTAGAGACATCTTCGAAAATAGCCAAACTGTATGAAAACACGGGTAATGGGTTTGAAGAGGATACTAATGTTTCCCTTCCCGGTGTTACCGGAGGTTCTGTAGCTTGGGCGGATTACGACGGGGATGGGGATCAGGATTTCCTGTTAACTGGTTCTTCATCATCAGGTGATATTGCCAAACTATATAAAAACACAGGTAATGGGTTTGAAGATACTAACGTTTCCCTTCCCGGTGTTGGATTTAGTTCAGTAGCTTGGGCGGATTACGACGGGGATGAGGATCAGGATTTCCTGTTAACTGGTTTGTCATCATCAGGTGATATTGCCAAACTGTATAAAAACACAGGTAATGGGTTTGAAGATACTAACGTCTCTCTTCCCGGCGTTAGATTTAGTTCAGTAGCTTGGGCGGATTACGACAAGGATGGAGCTCAGGATTTCCTCTTAACTGGTTCTTCATCATCAGGTGATATTGCCAAACTATATAAAAACACAGGTAATGGGTTTGAAGAGGATACTAACGTCTCTCTTCCCGGCGTTAGATTTAGTTCAGTAGCATGGGCGGATTACGACAAGGATGGAGCTCAGGATTTCCTCTTAACTGGCCTGGATGCTTCAAAACCCATAACTCTATTGGTATCTCGGAGAATCAATGATGTGACCCTAGCTGTTTCTCCTACCACGGTCACAGCTGTTTCTCCTACCACGGTCACAGAAGATGGAAATAATAACCTAGTCTACACCTTCACCCGCACTGGAGTTATTAGTAATGCCCTAACCGTTAACTATACCATTGGAGGTACAGCAACTAATGGTACTGACTACAATAATGTTGGCACAAGCGTCACCTTTGCTGCTGGGTCGTCCACCGCTACAGTTACAGTTGACCCAACCGCTGACACCACGGTAGAAAGTGATGAAACAGTCATTTTAACCCTAGCTAGTGGTACTGGTTACACCATTGGAACCACAAGTGGAGTCACAGGAACCATTACTAATGATGATACTCAGGTCACCCTAGCTGTTTCTCCTACCAGTGTTGCGGAAGATGGCAATAATAACCTAGTCTACACCTTTACCCGCACTGGAGTTATTAGTAATGCCCTAACAGTTAATTACACTATTGGAGGCACAGCAACTAATGGTACTGACTACAATAATGTTGGCACAAGCGTCACCTTTGCTGCTGGGTCGTCCACCGCTACAGTTACAGTTGACCCAACTGATGACACCACGGTAGAAAGTGATGAAACAGTCATTTTAACCCTAGCTAGTGGTACTGGTTACACCATTGGAACCACAAGTGGAGTCACAGGAACCATTACTAATGATGATACTCAGGTCACCCTAGCTGTTTCTCCTACCACGGTCACAGAAGATGGCAATAATAACCTAGTCTATACCTTTACCCGCACTGGAGTTATTAGTAATGCCCTAACAGTTAATTACACTATTGGAGGCACAGCAACTAATGGTACTGACTACAATAATGGTACTGACTACAATAATGTTGGCACAAGCGTCACCTTTGCTGCTGGGTCGTCCACCGCTACAGTTACAGTTGACCCAACCGATGACACCACAGCAGAAGCAGATGAAACAGTCATCTTCACCCTAGCTAATGGTACTGGTTACACCATTGAAACCACAAGTGAAGTCAAAGGAACCATTGTCGATGATGATACCGCTGGAACCTATTATAGTTCGGTCTTATGGTTCGACTATGACAACGACTTTAGTAAAGAGGAATTTCTCCTAACGGGTTATACTCTGAATATAGGAAGCATTTCTCAAGTTCACAAATATAATAACCAACAATCTTATAAAGCTGAACCTTTTGGCGAAAAAGGTCTTTTCGCAGGATCGGTGGCATTATCATCAGATAGAAATTACCTACTTCTCACAGGTGCAACTAAATTTGACACAACTAAATTTGGCAACCGATCTGCATCAGAACCGACTTCTAAACTTTATAAAAAGACAGGTAGTGGGTTTAAGGAGGATACTAACGTTTCCCTTCCCGGTGTGTATTACAGTTCTGTAGCTTGGGCTGATTATGACCAAGACGGAGACCAAGATTTCCTACTAACTGGTTTGTCATCATCAGATGTTCCAACAGCCAAGCTTTATAAAAACACAGGTAGTGGTTTTGAAGAAGATGAAAATATTTCCCTTCCCGGTGTGTATTATAGTTCTGTAGCTTGGTCTAATGATGGAAAATATCTACTTTTGACTGGTGAGTCAGTATCGGGTCCAATTTCCAAAGTTTATGAAAACAAATTTGTGGGTAACACTAGACGACTGGTTGCAGTTGATATTAGTAATTTTCCAAATGTAAAAAATGGTTCAGTAGCCTGGGGAGACCAATATTTCCTAATAACCGGTTTGTCATCAAATAATAGTCCAATTTCCAAAGTTTATAAAAACACAGGTAATGGTTTTGAAGAGAAGACACCAAAAGACCTTCCCGGTGTTAGAGATAGTTCTGTAGCCTGGGCTGATTATGACAAGGATGGAGACCAAGATTTCGTGCTAACTGGTTTTGGGGAAACGGGTCCGATTTCTAAACTGTATAAAAACACAAATGGTAAGTTTGAAGATGATGCTATCCTTTCTATTCCTGGAGTTTACTACAGTTCCGTGAACTGGAATAAAAATGGGGACTTGGTGTTAACTGGTCTATCAAGTTTGGGTCCAATTACTAAAGTGTACAAAAACATATATGGTAGCAATACCAAAGGCTTTACTGAAACAATACCTGAACCAAAACCAAATAGTAAACCAGATGTTACATTGTCTCTCTCACAACGTACGGTAAAAGAAGGGGAAGACCTTACTTTTACTTTTACTTTTACCAGAAGAGGAGACATAACACAAGAGTTAAAAGTGACCTATAGAATAGGTGGAACAGCAGGAAAAGATGATTATGACATTGTCTCTAATCAGAGTAGTAGTATAACTATTCCAGCGAACCAACAAATAAAGGAAATTCAAATTAAGACAAAACCCGATGTCCTGGTTGAGGGTCTTGAAACTTTAGAATTGAGTTTGGAAACAAGCAATGACTATACTGTTGGCACAACCAACCCTGTTCAAGGATTTATTCAAGATACGAACGTTTCTAGTAATCCCCCCACTCTTGATCCCAAGGCAATTACAGGCGAAAAATTAAAAACATACCCAGAGCAGCTTACACAAGGAGCAGATTTATCTAAACTAAGCTACCAATTTTTGGACTACAACTCTCCTACTGTCAGAGCAAAACTAGACAGCGCCCTAAATCTCACAAATTCCGTCTTCACCAACTTCTTGGGACTCTATGAAGTAGATGATCCTAACACCGGAGCTGTGAATGGTTTTTTCCCTGGAGACTCTGATTATGCGAAAGCTGCTCTGAGCAGAAGAGTAGGTTTTAGTATTAAAGCGGGGGGGTCGGCCACCAATATTACTACCAATGGTGTTTTTGCTAAAAACCCAACTCCAGAGGGAAATCCATCAACAATTAATGATGTTAGATACCTTGCTCCTTTCTTAATTGCTAACATTGGCAGTAGAGATGTTACTGACGAAATTGGAAAAATTATAGATCGCAGTAATAGCTCTGCTGAATATCAAGACAAATCTGTTGCCTACTTTAGCTTTGGCGCAGCAAATCCAGGTGGTATGAGTCAAATTAAGCACTTTGGTAACGGTATCTTTGGCTTTGAAGATTTACCCCTAAATGTCAGTGATAGAGACTTCAACGACACCGTGTTCTCCTTTGGTTAAGTTAACATAACTTAACAAGATTTTCTCCCCCAATTCTATAAAATATGCTACACTGTTACTGGGGGAGTATTTGCTTAGGGGAGAAACCTCACACGAGTGTCCACAAGAGTCCGTCATAGTTATTTTTGCCAGTTTTAATCAGTCATTGTTAATCCAGGATGTAAAAATCATGAAATTAAGATCACTCTGCACTGCTTTAGGAATCAGCGCCCTGACCCTAACTGCAACCGCAGTACCCACTTTTAGCCAGGATGTTGGTAATATTTCCGGTGACGTTACCTTCTCTTGCAAGGTATCCGCAGTGGATAGAAATGGTAGTCAAGCTCCCGCAACCGTGGCTTGGATTCCCCAACGGAAAAAGTATGTGTACATTATTAATTGGAAAAGTGAAGGTTTCAAACAATGGACCCCTCAGAAACGCTGCGAGGTGGTTTCTGGGAAGTTCCAGAAGTTTCAAGAGTCGGGTCAACTACAGTATTTGGCAACTGGTGTAAATAATGGTTCCTCTGTAATTTGCGCTGTGCAGTCACAAGAAGAACTTTGCAATAACAACAACCAATTGTTTACCTTGAGATCTAGTAGTGATTCTGCTCAAGTTCTAGACCGCATGGGTAATATCTTGGTTGGCGCAAGTTCTCAACCTATTGTGCAAAGTGCTAATAATCGCAAGTTCCTGAATATGTCTAGTTTCTTACAACAAGCACCTGATATGGGTCTTGAAAAGTAAGTATGTTTTGTTCCCAGGTTCACTCTGGGAACAAATTAATTGTTGATTGACGGTCGGATGTAATTCCCTAGGCGTATTTTTTCCTGTGTAATACTATGAAGCCTTACTTCACTATTATTTCTTCTTTGCTTTTACTATTCTCCCCTGGTCTGACTTTGGCTGGTCTAACACAAGTTCCTAGTCCTATAGATCAAAGTCAATCTGTGAACTGTAATCCAGAAAAGGAGGGGGAGGATGGTGCTTATTCTCCTCAACAACAAGAAGCTATCCTCCGTCAAATTACGGTTAAGGTAATTGGCGATAATAATGGGGGTTCGGGAACTCTTTTGGCTCGTCAAGGTAATAACTATCTGGTGGCTTCTAATTCCCATACTCTGGTGGGTGCTAATCTAAATAATATTCGTGTGGAAACAATTGATGGTCAGGTATATCCTGCTCAAATAATTCCTAATGTCAATTTTCAGGAAAATAATCTGGATTTAACTATCCTAAAATTTACTTCCAATAAAACCTATTGTTTGCCCAAAATCGCCAATAATGAGATTAATAAACAACTACCAATTATAGCTGCTGGTTATTCCGGTGGGGATAATTCTTTTATCTCCAAAGAGGGAATGGTGGAAAAAATTACTGAACTGGTTTTTAAAAAGGGCTATGAAATTGGTTACACCAGTGATATCGAACAGGGAATGAGTGGTGGTCCCATTATTAATAGGGATGGGGAATTAGTTGGTATTAATGCTATGGCTCCCTATCCAGTGTTAAATCATGCCTATGTATATGCAGATGGCAAACGTCCTACTTTTTCTGAGCTGCGAGAATTGCGTAAGCTAAGCTGGGGAATTACTCTGAAAACGGTTTTAGCTCAAATTGAACCGGAACTGATGGTTGCATATAGATTGCCCATACCCAGGATTAAACAGATTGTTCCCGAATCTAAATTAGTAGGTTGGTTACAAGAAGTAGAAGCAAAGGCTAAAAAAATTACTGTTAAAATTGACAGCAGCAGTGAATCTAATGGTTCAGGGGTAATTATTGCCAAAGAGGGGGATGTTTATACTGTTTTGACTGCTAACCATGTGGTTTGTGAAAGACAATTAGTTGCCCAACCCTGTGGAAATTTTAACTATAAGTTAATGACCCATGATGGTAATGTATATCCTATAGATAAAAGCACTATTCAATTTCAACCAGGGGTGGATTTAGCAGTAGTTAAATTTAACAGTCGAGAAAATTATCCCGTAGCTACCCTAGCCAATTATAACCCCACCACTGATGATTATGTGTTTACCACAGGTTACCCTAAATTAAAGGAAAAATCCGATTGGCGTTTTAGTTTGGGTCAGGTTTACAGTAAGGAAAGAGGACTATTAACTACTACTAGTCAGCTAGATTTACCTAACAGTAGTGCGGGTGGATTAAACAGTGTGACCCAGAGTGCTGCTTCTTTGGCTGGAGGATATGAGTTGGTTTATACTACTATCACCTTCGGTGGTATGAGTGGGGGGCCAGTGTTAGATTCCCAGGGAAGGGTGATTGGTATTCACGGCAAATCTGAGGGGGAACACGCATACGATGCAATAACTGGTGATAGTGGTACTAGTGATGGAAATAAGGTGCAAATAGGTAATAGTCTGGGTATTCCTACTAGTACGTTTTTGGCTGTGGCTAGTCGGATAAATGTTCAGCCCCAAATTTTAGAAACTACTCCCCCTCCACAATTGACTGCTACGGAGGTGGAATCTATTAGAAATGCAATCCTATCTGTGGATGTAACTAAGACTAATACCAGCGCTAGTCAATGGTTAGAACGGGGAAATCAACTGTGGCGCTTACGTCGTTATAATGACTCTATACAGGCTTTTGAACAGGCAATTGAGCAAAAACCTGATTTTGTTTATCTTGGCTATTATGGTAAGGGTCTAGGACATTATGGCAATAAACAGTATGAAGAGGCGATAACTGCTTTTAAACAAGTTCTGGAAAGTAGACCAGATTTTGTCCCAGCCCGGTTTTATTTGAGTGTAATTTATCGAGAATTGAAGCAACTAGATTTGGCTTTAACAGAAGTTGATCAAGCAATTAAGTTACAACCTAATGACTCTCGTCTGTA from Cylindrospermopsis curvispora GIHE-G1 harbors:
- the tmk gene encoding dTMP kinase encodes the protein MIGKLIVFEGVEGSGKTTQMQMLAQWLQTLGISFLLTREPGGTHLGQNLRKLLLETSYHQPLDEMAELLLYTADRSQHVSSIIKPNLATGKYILCDRYTNSTVAYQGYGRGLNMNIIDQLNQIATGGLESDLTIWLDIDVEIGLSRKRGQAELDRMEQETIEFHHRVQKGYNEIAKNHPSKMIRVDGNGERELVQENIRKIIIDNLFVKSLVNTTA
- a CDS encoding S8 family peptidase — its product is MRLDVTATSFSDSQLNMQDEKLVIPQLQTPLETSVISAGHSHLILEQESQESVTTNNYSTNNGYGLINAGNAVSMAVGQTPYPKAPQIGGNNWGADMINAPTAWQNGYTGQGIIVAVLDTGVDYNHQDLNDNIWFNPKEIAGNGIDDDGNGYIDDIRGWNFQSNNNNVLDDNGHGTHVSGTIAGENNGIGVTGIAYNSQIMPVKVLDEKGSGSYTSIIQGIRYATDNGARIINMSLGGGSGSDGLKSALEYAASKNVIVVMAAGNDGNSIPSYPARYAYNSGLAVGAVDINNKTTNFSNRSGSQEIKYVTAPGEDIYSTVPNNKYANYTGTSMATPHVAGAIALMLSANPNLTESQVREIIVSTAENSTKPPQPNQPLPPSPSPFPFPINLFPFDLGSQFPTDIGSQFPTDIGSQFPIGFLQTSGFQSYYQSIKLLRSKDTEISEESINELSEAGLNSLY
- a CDS encoding histidine phosphatase family protein; the encoded protein is MNQVIWIARHANRLDFVNPDWFLTAEKRYDPPLSDDGIIQAQQLAKRLKGERIKHIFASPFLRTVQTANAVAEILDLDIKLETGLSEWLNPEWMTEEPEKLSTLELVKLFPRIDRSYTPRIAAKYPETHEQVRYRSGQTARCLAAEFWPHDILLVAHGASVLGAAMGFVGDLAKTEVKAKLCSLVKLVHRESQWFLELKGDTSHLEEIPGLQPEYSSLWQRPTS
- a CDS encoding FG-GAP-like repeat-containing protein; translation: MTPLINQALSLVYTQLSYFSESSNYYQVLSTAFGNNYDRDIAEKLKLHWQQVNFTQIPQIEILDGGILGSAYGAYARETNKIYLSRNFVTNNTAEVIGRVILEEVGHFVDGQLNVEDSEGDEGAIFAELVVGNSLDDQALRKLRTESDFGIITLNGQQVDVELFNIPTLTGVGAGSVAWADYDKDGDQDFLLTGVSSQNVLITKLYKNTGNGFIEDTNVSLPGVSEGYVAWADYDKDGDQDFLLTGFSLGGSIAKLYENTGNGFKEDTNVSLPGVGFSSVAWADYDKDGDQDFLLTGFSLETSSKIAKLYENTGNGFEEDTNVSLPGVTGGSVAWADYDGDGDQDFLLTGSSSSGDIAKLYKNTGNGFEDTNVSLPGVGFSSVAWADYDGDEDQDFLLTGLSSSGDIAKLYKNTGNGFEDTNVSLPGVRFSSVAWADYDKDGAQDFLLTGSSSSGDIAKLYKNTGNGFEEDTNVSLPGVRFSSVAWADYDKDGAQDFLLTGLDASKPITLLVSRRINDVTLAVSPTTVTAVSPTTVTEDGNNNLVYTFTRTGVISNALTVNYTIGGTATNGTDYNNVGTSVTFAAGSSTATVTVDPTADTTVESDETVILTLASGTGYTIGTTSGVTGTITNDDTQVTLAVSPTSVAEDGNNNLVYTFTRTGVISNALTVNYTIGGTATNGTDYNNVGTSVTFAAGSSTATVTVDPTDDTTVESDETVILTLASGTGYTIGTTSGVTGTITNDDTQVTLAVSPTTVTEDGNNNLVYTFTRTGVISNALTVNYTIGGTATNGTDYNNGTDYNNVGTSVTFAAGSSTATVTVDPTDDTTAEADETVIFTLANGTGYTIETTSEVKGTIVDDDTAGTYYSSVLWFDYDNDFSKEEFLLTGYTLNIGSISQVHKYNNQQSYKAEPFGEKGLFAGSVALSSDRNYLLLTGATKFDTTKFGNRSASEPTSKLYKKTGSGFKEDTNVSLPGVYYSSVAWADYDQDGDQDFLLTGLSSSDVPTAKLYKNTGSGFEEDENISLPGVYYSSVAWSNDGKYLLLTGESVSGPISKVYENKFVGNTRRLVAVDISNFPNVKNGSVAWGDQYFLITGLSSNNSPISKVYKNTGNGFEEKTPKDLPGVRDSSVAWADYDKDGDQDFVLTGFGETGPISKLYKNTNGKFEDDAILSIPGVYYSSVNWNKNGDLVLTGLSSLGPITKVYKNIYGSNTKGFTETIPEPKPNSKPDVTLSLSQRTVKEGEDLTFTFTFTRRGDITQELKVTYRIGGTAGKDDYDIVSNQSSSITIPANQQIKEIQIKTKPDVLVEGLETLELSLETSNDYTVGTTNPVQGFIQDTNVSSNPPTLDPKAITGEKLKTYPEQLTQGADLSKLSYQFLDYNSPTVRAKLDSALNLTNSVFTNFLGLYEVDDPNTGAVNGFFPGDSDYAKAALSRRVGFSIKAGGSATNITTNGVFAKNPTPEGNPSTINDVRYLAPFLIANIGSRDVTDEIGKIIDRSNSSAEYQDKSVAYFSFGAANPGGMSQIKHFGNGIFGFEDLPLNVSDRDFNDTVFSFG
- a CDS encoding COP23 domain-containing protein; this translates as MKLRSLCTALGISALTLTATAVPTFSQDVGNISGDVTFSCKVSAVDRNGSQAPATVAWIPQRKKYVYIINWKSEGFKQWTPQKRCEVVSGKFQKFQESGQLQYLATGVNNGSSVICAVQSQEELCNNNNQLFTLRSSSDSAQVLDRMGNILVGASSQPIVQSANNRKFLNMSSFLQQAPDMGLEK
- a CDS encoding tetratricopeptide repeat-containing S1 family peptidase produces the protein MKPYFTIISSLLLLFSPGLTLAGLTQVPSPIDQSQSVNCNPEKEGEDGAYSPQQQEAILRQITVKVIGDNNGGSGTLLARQGNNYLVASNSHTLVGANLNNIRVETIDGQVYPAQIIPNVNFQENNLDLTILKFTSNKTYCLPKIANNEINKQLPIIAAGYSGGDNSFISKEGMVEKITELVFKKGYEIGYTSDIEQGMSGGPIINRDGELVGINAMAPYPVLNHAYVYADGKRPTFSELRELRKLSWGITLKTVLAQIEPELMVAYRLPIPRIKQIVPESKLVGWLQEVEAKAKKITVKIDSSSESNGSGVIIAKEGDVYTVLTANHVVCERQLVAQPCGNFNYKLMTHDGNVYPIDKSTIQFQPGVDLAVVKFNSRENYPVATLANYNPTTDDYVFTTGYPKLKEKSDWRFSLGQVYSKERGLLTTTSQLDLPNSSAGGLNSVTQSAASLAGGYELVYTTITFGGMSGGPVLDSQGRVIGIHGKSEGEHAYDAITGDSGTSDGNKVQIGNSLGIPTSTFLAVASRINVQPQILETTPPPQLTATEVESIRNAILSVDVTKTNTSASQWLERGNQLWRLRRYNDSIQAFEQAIEQKPDFVYLGYYGKGLGHYGNKQYEEAITAFKQVLESRPDFVPARFYLSVIYRELKQLDLALTEVDQAIKLQPNDSRLYNQKFLILMDAKRYAQAEESITKAIEINPIAPFYNNRGVVYSRNKKWELALVDFKRALEGNPQYAHAYANGAFVYYNKGIWNSVISSYTKAIEIDPQYPLYYNNRGVAYYNNEQWQLALNDFSKVVTLEPRYARGYKHLGEVYAQFGDIQKARENLQQAARLFQDQRRNADYRETVSILQGF